A stretch of Glandiceps talaboti chromosome 18, keGlaTala1.1, whole genome shotgun sequence DNA encodes these proteins:
- the LOC144449446 gene encoding protein rolling stone-like has product MSRCCRPGSCSGLGFEYHDAARFAFSEWQCIPPVIFLVYRTVFGLYMLGWFLYYIPVMLGVHKELFLLYMSIIANILLVTYFITAAITSWRYFLTLERRVSRRLSGDIEVSTAQKTRKLPRYFKLLWLLYTLACMTTFVAAVVNWALLYRASRFPSFVNFQLHGVNALFILIEIMLNAIPVRFGHCIYSYLLAVVYTVALVIFWAAGGQNNRDGGNYVYHILDFGKSPVMASVSVVGCFFLNLVLYTLLWGTYKLKRYLSHRDFEPCSCCSRGHQTTTDVQLNDSTTTAQSSMTGLNNDGSSVN; this is encoded by the exons TGGCAATGTATTCCACCTGTTATATTCCTGGTGTACCGGACAGTATTTGGTTTATACATGTTAGGTTGGTTCCTCTATTACATACCAGTGATGCTGGGTGTTCACAAAGAACTGTTCCTCCTCTACATGTCCATCATTGCCAATATCTTACTGGTCACTTACTTCATCACAGCAGCAATTACGTCATGGCGATATTTTCTCACCTTGGAAAGGAGGGTATCAAGGAGACTCTCAG GTGATATCGAAGTTAGTACAGCTCAAAAGACTAGAAAATTACCACGGTATTTCAAACTGTTGTGGCTACTTTATACTCTTGCCTGTATGACAACATTTGTGGCTGCAGTCGTGAACTGGGCCTTACTTTACCGTGCTAGTAGATTCCCTAGTTTTGTCAACTTTCAACTACATGGTGTGAATGCCCTTTTCATATTGATTGAGATCATGCTGAACGCAATACCAGTGCGATTTGGACACTGTATTTACTCGTATCTACTGGCCGTGGTGTACACAGTAGCACTTGTTATATTTTGGGCTGCTGGTGGGCAAAATAATCGCGATGGCGGCAACTATGTTTATCACATACTTGATTTTGGAAAATCACCAGTTATGGCTTCGGTTTCTGTTGTCGGTTGCTTTTTCCTGAATCTTGTGTTATACACTTTGTTATGGGGAACTTACAAGTTGAAACGTTACCTCAGTCATCGTGACTTCGAACCATGTTCGTGTTGTTCACGTGGTCACCAAACCACAACAGACGTACAACTCAATGACAGCACTACCACGGCCCAATCATCGATGACTGGTTTGAATAACGATGGCAGTTCTGTGAATTGA
- the LOC144449383 gene encoding uncharacterized protein LOC144449383, with protein sequence MMSYSSARSARAETRSRAKDEIKRVMQAIDKVRKWEKKWVTVGDSSLRIYKWVPIAEDKKKGNEKNKENEDGTQSEQQQQTEQQQQQQQQQQQQGQEQKQKQEKQQQQQQPQQPQSHQENSGQSSEQTASQTTASKHPSQPRHRDIVALLNEDSNSRLTPVSAMSNDESTFDSNYSDENDDTSTSYNDDGKEDTQKSVEQSPSSRLNDTTNDEQSLPASTGTEDSQTAAQNTDSQDTRDSTDEPPAKKSRPDSPPQLQTS encoded by the exons ATGATGAGCTATAGTTCAGCGCGATCCGCTCGAGCTGAGACCCGCAGCAGAGCGAAAGATGAAATCAAACGTGTTATGCAAGCAATTGATAAAGTACGGAAGTG GGAAAAGAAATGGGTGACAGTTGGTGATTCTTCGCTTCGAATTTACAAATGGGTACCTATTGCTGAAGATAAGAAAAAGGGTAAtgagaaaaataaagaaaatgaagaTGGTACTCAGTCAGAACAACAGCAACAAACagaacagcagcagcagcaacaacaacaacagcagcagcaaggacaagaacaaaaacaaaaacaggaaaaacaacaacaacaacaacaaccacagcaaccacagtcacatcaagAAAATTCAG GCCAGAGTAGTGAACAGACTGCCTCACAAACAACTGCATCAAAACATCCATCCCAGCCTAGGCACAGAGATATAGTGGCATTATTAAATGAGGATTCCAATTCAAGACTTA CACCAGTGTCGGCAATGAGCAATGACGAGTCCACCTTTGATTCTAACTACAGcgatgaaaatgatgacaccAGTACAAGTTATAACGATGACG GCAAAGAAGATACACAAAAGAGTGTAGAGCAGTCACCATCATCACGTTTAAATGATACAACTAATGATGAACAATCATTACCAGCGTCAACAGGAACAGAAGACAGTCAAACTGCTGCACAAAATACA GACTCACAAGATACACGGGATAGTACAGACGAACCACCAGCTAAAAAATCAAGACCAGATTCTCCCCCACAACTGCAAACAAGTTGA